Proteins from a single region of Paenibacillus sp. BIHB 4019:
- a CDS encoding cold shock domain-containing protein, whose amino-acid sequence MKGTVKWFNAEKGYGFISVEGGEDVFVHFSAIQSEGFKSLDEGQEVEFDITEGNRGAQAANVVKL is encoded by the coding sequence TTGAAAGGAACAGTTAAATGGTTTAACGCAGAGAAAGGCTATGGCTTTATCTCGGTTGAAGGCGGCGAGGATGTATTCGTTCATTTCTCCGCTATCCAAAGCGAAGGCTTCAAATCGCTTGACGAAGGCCAAGAGGTAGAGTTCGACATCACTGAAGGCAATCGCGGTGCACAAGCGGCTAACGTCGTTAAATTATAA
- a CDS encoding YebC/PmpR family DNA-binding transcriptional regulator, whose protein sequence is MKFKLFKDRKGKADQAKNNKFVKLSREIYVQARKGGANPEANFGLKTAIANARAEQMPNDNVERAIKKATGGDAVDYEEIMYEGYGPGGVAIMVRCLTDNRNRTAADVRSAFNKRGGNMGESGCVSYMFDHKGLLVVDREDLEIDEDSMMMVTLEAGAEDLVVNEDSFEILTHPHEFEQVKGALEAEGYTFVSAGVRWLPQNMVAVEGENADKLSKMMDSFDDNDDVQDVYTNFELED, encoded by the coding sequence ATGAAGTTTAAATTGTTTAAGGATCGCAAAGGGAAGGCCGATCAGGCTAAAAATAATAAGTTTGTAAAGCTGTCGCGTGAAATTTATGTGCAGGCACGTAAGGGCGGAGCGAATCCTGAGGCGAATTTTGGCCTGAAGACAGCCATTGCCAATGCACGTGCGGAGCAAATGCCCAATGACAACGTTGAACGGGCAATCAAGAAGGCGACGGGCGGCGACGCGGTCGATTATGAAGAAATTATGTATGAAGGCTACGGTCCAGGCGGCGTCGCGATTATGGTTCGTTGCTTGACGGACAATCGCAATCGTACTGCGGCTGATGTGCGCTCGGCTTTTAATAAGCGTGGCGGCAATATGGGAGAAAGCGGCTGCGTATCCTATATGTTCGATCATAAAGGCTTGCTTGTCGTGGACCGTGAGGATTTAGAAATTGATGAAGACTCGATGATGATGGTGACGCTGGAAGCTGGAGCAGAGGATCTGGTCGTAAACGAAGACAGCTTTGAGATTTTGACGCATCCGCATGAGTTCGAGCAGGTGAAAGGCGCACTTGAAGCGGAAGGCTATACGTTCGTAAGCGCTGGAGTACGCTGGCTGCCCCAAAACATGGTTGCTGTAGAAGGCGAAAATGCGGACAAGCTGTCCAAAATGATGGACTCCTTCGACGATAATGACGATGTACAGGACGTTTACACAAACTTTGAGCTTGAGGACTAA
- a CDS encoding 3'-5' exonuclease produces MAYMIPDTLPRKATVGERLFFQTLKEHLPDDYLVYYEPEIGGRKPDYVIIGPDFGLLVLEVKDYKVNTLHELSTNEWRIFGDLGTLQTIKNPLNQARDYAFRIVDKLKKDKNLIQIDQYYGQLKFRYAFGTVFTNLKEIHIVEHRLDRVIDPQFMLTRDDIDSDSVGFSSDSLHERLLGMFTIAYRDTHFLSGEDIKAIRYHLFPEVRISAEFKEPTYYNDQLLLSLHNVQAMDLHQESLARQLGDKNRLIRGVAGSGKTLILSARARMLAKDHPDWNILVICYAIPLSRVLRNMIDKMMEEPEDLFDFAKNNGNETYTSNTIKHNIETATFHEWLWNKMRIRDDGVESLLAKIEQKEVILPKYDAILIDEGQDFEPVWLELLSKVLNPDTQSLLLVEDKAQNIFKRKTSLASSTGLDFRGRSKILSINYRNTSQIVNFAWEFYRSHSSMKDRVKEGTSVEGVEIIPPQSTKRKGSDPIIKSCNHFNEEAAWVVEHIIKLHEEKKLSYSDIAILYRVKNRFSYSYVDQLKKELDKSSIPYNWFAESSTTKRSYNRDQEAVNLSTLDSSKGLDFRAVFIVNVESMPFALEDNVEREVSLFYIGMTRAMEWLFLSYSKTEGFAKWLEQKSSLLINNGQSEII; encoded by the coding sequence ATGGCTTATATGATTCCAGATACTCTTCCAAGAAAAGCGACTGTTGGAGAACGCCTGTTTTTTCAAACGCTAAAAGAGCATCTACCTGATGATTACCTTGTTTATTATGAGCCCGAGATCGGGGGACGAAAACCTGACTATGTCATTATCGGCCCGGATTTTGGGCTGCTTGTGCTCGAAGTCAAAGATTATAAAGTAAATACTCTTCATGAATTGTCTACTAACGAATGGCGCATATTTGGTGATCTTGGTACACTCCAAACTATTAAAAACCCATTAAATCAAGCTCGGGATTATGCTTTTCGAATTGTAGACAAGCTTAAAAAAGACAAGAATCTCATTCAAATTGATCAATATTATGGACAGCTGAAGTTCCGTTACGCATTTGGTACTGTTTTTACCAATCTCAAGGAAATACATATTGTTGAACATCGGCTAGACAGAGTCATTGATCCTCAGTTTATGCTAACGCGAGACGATATTGATTCCGATAGTGTAGGCTTTTCAAGCGATTCATTGCATGAACGCTTACTGGGAATGTTCACCATAGCATATAGAGATACACATTTTTTATCTGGTGAGGATATTAAAGCTATACGCTATCATCTGTTCCCCGAAGTTCGTATCAGCGCAGAATTCAAGGAACCTACTTATTATAATGATCAGTTGTTGCTATCACTACATAATGTTCAAGCTATGGACCTACATCAGGAATCTCTAGCCCGTCAGCTCGGTGATAAAAACAGACTCATTCGTGGCGTTGCGGGAAGCGGTAAAACGCTGATCCTATCTGCCCGTGCACGTATGTTGGCTAAAGATCACCCCGATTGGAACATTCTCGTTATCTGCTATGCTATCCCACTTTCACGTGTGTTGAGAAACATGATTGATAAGATGATGGAGGAGCCAGAGGATTTATTTGATTTCGCAAAAAATAATGGTAATGAAACTTATACATCCAATACCATAAAGCATAATATTGAAACAGCAACCTTCCATGAGTGGCTTTGGAATAAAATGCGAATTCGCGATGATGGAGTAGAATCTCTACTGGCCAAGATCGAACAAAAAGAAGTAATTCTACCTAAATACGATGCTATATTAATTGATGAAGGACAAGATTTTGAACCAGTATGGCTAGAGCTATTGAGTAAAGTTCTCAATCCTGATACTCAATCCTTGTTGCTAGTAGAGGACAAAGCACAAAATATTTTCAAACGCAAAACAAGTTTGGCATCAAGCACAGGCCTTGATTTTAGAGGCCGTTCTAAAATTTTGAGCATTAATTACCGCAACACTTCTCAAATTGTGAATTTCGCTTGGGAGTTTTACAGAAGCCACTCCAGCATGAAAGATAGGGTAAAGGAAGGCACTTCTGTGGAAGGGGTAGAGATTATTCCTCCGCAAAGTACTAAACGCAAGGGATCAGACCCCATTATTAAATCTTGTAATCATTTTAATGAAGAAGCAGCGTGGGTTGTAGAACACATTATCAAACTACATGAGGAAAAGAAGCTTTCTTATTCCGACATTGCCATTTTATATCGTGTAAAAAATCGCTTTTCATATTCCTATGTAGATCAATTAAAAAAAGAATTGGATAAAAGCAGTATTCCCTATAACTGGTTCGCCGAAAGCAGCACGACTAAACGCTCCTATAACCGTGACCAAGAGGCAGTCAACTTATCCACTCTAGACAGTTCCAAAGGACTTGATTTCCGCGCAGTATTTATTGTAAATGTTGAAAGCATGCCTTTTGCGCTGGAGGACAACGTAGAGAGAGAAGTTTCTCTATTTTATATCGGGATGACGAGGGCAATGGAATGGCTCTTTTTAAGCTACTCTAAAACAGAAGGCTTCGCAAAGTGGCTAGAACAAAAAAGCAGCTTATTAATTAACAATGGACAATCTGAAATTATTTAA
- a CDS encoding MFS transporter — protein MTQLGLEKAKLNTSQETLRLRAFSFSAYSTQALLVSYLPLYFLARGYSEHQIGIIYATGPFISVFANLLLGWASDRFQTIKKLFIFLLFGQLVMISLLFPIQDFTMICLVMTIFYFFQTPINPLNDSMILLSSQYTAVPYALIRIFGSLGFAISAYLFGIILKQMGSNWTLPLAVCTITITLALSFLLRDYRGSARKVDFSGFFKLLGKREVVSFFVLILIVSVAHRMYEGFLAVTLHQMGASDSLVGLAWTLSACSEIPVLFLLGKYGHKFKELPLLFIACVLYALRMWLIGHLSSPYLVVATQLMHSITFGIYFSTALRYISQLIPDEFRASGQAVYAVVWTGLAGLLSGTVGGYVYESFGRTAFFNLGTTLALIAAAGFIYKHYTKRST, from the coding sequence ATGACACAACTTGGCCTAGAAAAGGCGAAGCTTAACACATCCCAAGAAACGCTGCGTCTTCGCGCCTTCAGCTTTTCTGCCTATTCAACACAGGCGCTGCTCGTCTCCTACCTGCCTTTATACTTTCTGGCGCGAGGCTATTCCGAGCATCAAATCGGCATTATCTATGCAACTGGGCCCTTCATATCCGTCTTTGCCAATTTACTGCTAGGCTGGGCAAGCGACCGATTTCAGACGATAAAAAAATTATTTATATTTTTATTATTCGGGCAGCTGGTCATGATATCGCTGCTGTTTCCGATTCAAGATTTTACGATGATCTGTCTAGTAATGACGATCTTTTATTTTTTTCAGACACCTATTAATCCATTGAATGACAGCATGATTTTATTATCCAGTCAATATACAGCTGTTCCATATGCACTCATTCGCATTTTCGGCTCGCTCGGGTTTGCGATATCCGCCTACTTGTTCGGCATTATATTGAAGCAGATGGGCTCCAATTGGACGCTGCCGCTCGCAGTCTGTACGATTACGATAACGCTGGCGCTTTCCTTCCTGCTGCGAGATTACCGAGGCAGTGCCCGCAAAGTCGATTTTAGCGGTTTCTTCAAGCTGCTGGGCAAAAGGGAGGTCGTTTCCTTTTTCGTCCTTATTTTGATCGTATCGGTCGCGCATCGTATGTACGAAGGTTTTTTGGCTGTAACGCTTCATCAAATGGGAGCTAGCGATTCGCTTGTCGGCCTCGCCTGGACCCTTTCCGCCTGCAGCGAAATTCCCGTGCTGTTTCTGCTTGGAAAGTACGGCCATAAATTCAAGGAGCTGCCGCTGCTCTTTATCGCCTGTGTATTGTATGCTCTGAGAATGTGGCTAATTGGACATTTGAGCAGCCCTTATCTCGTCGTGGCGACACAGCTCATGCACAGCATTACTTTCGGCATCTACTTCTCAACTGCCTTGCGTTATATTTCACAGCTCATTCCCGATGAATTTCGCGCTTCCGGCCAAGCGGTATACGCCGTTGTATGGACAGGCCTTGCCGGCTTACTCAGCGGTACCGTTGGCGGCTATGTATATGAAAGCTTCGGACGCACAGCCTTCTTTAATTTAGGCACTACCCTTGCTTTAATAGCAGCAGCAGGTTTCATTTACAAACATTATACAAAGCGCAGCACATGA
- a CDS encoding tetraprenyl-beta-curcumene synthase family protein, which produces MHRVYKYVLPEVEEQLGKLRAMAEQIPDRELRTQALSSIASKKFHCQGGAVYAAANLEQRHILIPLIVALQTISDYLDNLCDRSTSLDADDFRLLHQSMLDAVNPAAPLRDYYAHRKERDDGGYLHHLVAVCQHHTALLPSYASVQRDVTELVSLYGDLQVYKHIRNDLREPKLLAWWEKHAQRYPHLQWNEFAAASGSTLGMFMLFLAASGDGLSKQDAAAIKEIYFPHVCGLHIMLDYLIDQAEDRAGGDLNFCNYYDSFHLMAERIGTIVEWAREDVRHLPASRFHRLIIEGLLALYLSDPKVRAQKEVRSVTRKLMKNSPLTRLFFLINSVWIRKQQA; this is translated from the coding sequence ATGCATCGCGTATATAAATATGTGCTGCCAGAAGTTGAAGAGCAGTTGGGGAAGCTGCGGGCTATGGCAGAGCAAATTCCCGACAGGGAGCTGCGCACGCAAGCGCTGAGCAGCATAGCGAGCAAGAAATTCCATTGTCAGGGCGGGGCCGTGTATGCAGCGGCCAACTTGGAACAGCGGCATATTCTTATTCCGCTTATTGTTGCGCTGCAAACGATTAGCGACTATCTGGACAATTTATGCGATCGCAGCACCTCTCTTGATGCGGATGATTTTCGCCTATTGCATCAGTCCATGCTTGATGCGGTTAATCCGGCAGCGCCGCTCCGGGATTATTATGCCCACCGGAAGGAGCGGGACGACGGCGGATATTTGCACCACCTCGTTGCCGTGTGCCAGCACCATACAGCGCTGCTTCCTTCCTATGCCAGCGTTCAGCGTGACGTAACCGAGCTGGTCAGCCTTTATGGCGATTTGCAGGTGTACAAGCACATTCGCAATGACTTGCGCGAGCCGAAGCTGCTCGCTTGGTGGGAGAAGCATGCACAGCGCTACCCGCACTTGCAATGGAATGAATTCGCAGCGGCCAGCGGATCGACGCTCGGCATGTTTATGCTTTTTTTAGCAGCCAGCGGTGATGGTCTGTCGAAGCAGGATGCGGCTGCGATTAAAGAAATTTATTTCCCGCACGTATGCGGCCTGCATATTATGCTTGATTATTTGATCGATCAGGCAGAGGATCGGGCCGGCGGAGATTTGAATTTCTGCAATTATTACGACAGCTTCCATTTGATGGCGGAACGGATCGGTACGATAGTGGAGTGGGCAAGGGAGGATGTGCGGCATTTGCCGGCTTCCCGGTTTCATCGCCTTATCATTGAAGGGCTGCTAGCCCTGTATCTATCCGATCCGAAGGTGCGTGCGCAGAAAGAAGTGCGCAGCGTAACGCGCAAGCTGATGAAGAACAGTCCGCTTACCCGCCTGTTTTTCCTGATTAACAGCGTTTGGATCAGGAAGCAGCAGGCTTAG
- the pfkA gene encoding 6-phosphofructokinase: MSSVKSIAVLTSGGDSQGMNAAVRAVVRSALYNGLEVYGVQRGYQGLLNDDLRQMDLRSVGDIIQRGGTILQTARCKEFMTAEGQEKGAEILRQRGIDGLVVIGGDGSYQGANKLSKLGIKTMALPGTIDNDIPFTDYTIGFDTAVGIVVDAINKIRDTMSSHERSSVVEVMGRHCGDIALYAGLASGAETILVPEVPFNLTEVSQRMEANFAKGKRHSIIVVAEGAGNGHDVSSEITRGCGLEPRVTVLGHIQRGGTPTAVDRILASRLGDYAVHQLMAGDSGKACGIVRGEFLSTDIDTVVNTKKPFNLELYELALRLSQ; this comes from the coding sequence ATGTCTTCAGTAAAATCAATCGCAGTATTAACCAGTGGCGGTGACTCCCAAGGGATGAATGCAGCCGTTCGCGCTGTAGTGCGGAGCGCTTTGTATAACGGGCTGGAAGTATACGGTGTACAACGCGGTTATCAGGGTCTTCTGAATGACGATTTGCGTCAAATGGATCTTCGCAGCGTAGGCGATATTATTCAGCGCGGGGGCACCATTTTGCAGACGGCGCGCTGCAAAGAGTTTATGACAGCTGAAGGCCAGGAGAAAGGCGCTGAAATTTTGCGTCAACGCGGCATCGACGGTTTGGTCGTTATCGGCGGAGACGGCTCCTATCAAGGTGCTAACAAGCTGAGCAAGCTTGGAATTAAGACGATGGCATTGCCAGGAACGATCGATAACGATATTCCTTTCACGGACTATACAATCGGTTTTGATACAGCGGTTGGCATCGTGGTGGATGCTATTAATAAAATCCGCGACACGATGTCTTCTCATGAGCGTTCGTCTGTCGTTGAGGTTATGGGCCGTCATTGCGGAGATATTGCGCTTTATGCTGGACTTGCAAGCGGCGCCGAGACGATTCTTGTACCGGAAGTTCCGTTCAACCTAACGGAAGTTTCGCAGCGGATGGAAGCCAACTTTGCCAAAGGCAAGCGTCACAGTATCATTGTTGTTGCTGAAGGAGCAGGCAATGGACATGATGTATCCAGCGAAATTACGCGTGGTTGTGGACTTGAGCCGCGAGTAACCGTGCTTGGACATATTCAACGCGGCGGAACGCCGACTGCTGTTGACCGTATTCTTGCAAGCCGTCTCGGCGATTATGCTGTACATCAGCTGATGGCTGGCGATTCAGGCAAAGCTTGCGGTATCGTGCGCGGAGAGTTTCTTTCTACGGATATTGACACGGTTGTCAACACGAAAAAGCCATTCAACCTGGAGTTGTATGAGCTCGCGCTGCGCCTGTCGCAATAA
- a CDS encoding putative glycoside hydrolase, translated as MDIIFSTVMLLYSLLTGSGEDHAAARELAASVLNASLGTTIVQASPSDGEGQGTSEAGAKHDPQKDAPIVKGIYVTAHSAGGARMDSLLKLMDDTKLNSMVIDVKDDNGYITYPTETPELLELGTTQKYIRDIGDLMKKLKQHEVYPIARIVVFKDTVLARQHPELSFRHSDGTIWKNGRGESFVNPYMKEVWSYNVAVAKEAAKLGFKEIQFDYVRFPEGFDKKADSLKYEKTEQSRVDAVAGFVKYAREQLEPLGVRVSVDIFGYAASVPAAEGIGQDFVKISNDVHVISPMVYPSHYSTGWFKQKVPDKNPYETIVGAMEDTHAKLDPIGDAKPIIRPWIQDFTASWLGQGNYMKYGKKEVEAQIKALADTDIHEFLLWNAGNKYSEGVNYE; from the coding sequence ATGGACATCATCTTTTCAACTGTCATGCTGTTATACAGCCTATTGACGGGAAGCGGAGAGGATCATGCAGCCGCCCGGGAGCTCGCAGCCTCCGTACTAAACGCTTCACTCGGAACAACGATCGTGCAGGCGAGCCCCTCTGATGGAGAAGGCCAGGGAACGTCTGAGGCGGGCGCTAAGCATGATCCGCAGAAAGATGCTCCGATTGTGAAGGGCATCTACGTGACGGCTCACAGTGCAGGTGGAGCGCGTATGGATAGCTTGCTGAAGCTCATGGATGATACGAAGCTGAACAGCATGGTCATTGATGTAAAAGACGACAACGGCTATATCACCTATCCAACCGAGACGCCGGAGCTGCTTGAGCTGGGAACTACTCAGAAGTACATTCGCGACATTGGCGACTTGATGAAGAAATTGAAGCAGCATGAGGTTTACCCCATTGCCAGAATTGTCGTCTTTAAGGACACTGTGCTGGCACGCCAGCATCCGGAGCTGTCCTTCCGCCATTCCGACGGAACGATTTGGAAAAACGGCCGCGGTGAAAGCTTTGTTAATCCTTATATGAAAGAAGTCTGGAGTTATAATGTAGCCGTTGCCAAGGAAGCAGCCAAGCTGGGCTTTAAGGAAATCCAGTTTGATTATGTCCGTTTTCCTGAAGGCTTTGATAAGAAAGCCGATTCGCTGAAGTATGAGAAAACCGAGCAGAGCCGGGTCGATGCCGTTGCAGGATTCGTGAAATATGCCCGCGAGCAGCTTGAGCCGCTTGGCGTGCGGGTATCGGTCGATATTTTCGGCTACGCCGCATCAGTGCCTGCCGCCGAAGGAATTGGGCAGGACTTTGTGAAAATTTCCAATGATGTGCACGTCATATCCCCTATGGTTTATCCGAGCCATTACAGCACAGGCTGGTTTAAGCAGAAGGTTCCGGATAAAAATCCCTATGAAACCATTGTAGGCGCTATGGAGGACACCCATGCCAAGCTTGACCCGATTGGCGACGCCAAACCAATTATCCGTCCTTGGATTCAGGATTTTACAGCCAGCTGGCTTGGACAGGGCAATTATATGAAATATGGCAAGAAAGAAGTCGAGGCACAGATTAAGGCGCTCGCCGACACCGATATTCATGAATTTCTTTTATGGAATGCAGGCAATAAATATTCAGAAGGCGTTAATTACGAATAA
- a CDS encoding DEAD/DEAH box helicase, which produces MKTFAEFGLEPKVLQAITELGFEESTPIQSKAIPIAMAGQDLIGQAQTGTGKTAAFGIPLINKIPTSEERIVALIMTPTRELAIQVADEIGKLTRYKGLRSLPIYGGQEIGRQIRALKKKPQIIIGTPGRLLDHINRKTIRLEDVQTVILDEADEMLDMGFMEDIQSILKQVPDERHTMLFSATMPPNIQKLAQQFLKNPEHVSVIPKQVTAPLIDQAYIEVHERQKFEALSRLLDMESPELAIIFGRTKRRVDELSEALQKRGYTADGLHGDLSQNQRDSVMRKFRDGSIDVLVATDVAARGLDVSGVTHVINFDLPQDPESYVHRIGRTGRAGKEGTAWSFVTPRELDHLHFIEKVTRQKINKKPLPSIAEAIEGKQRLTAERLLEVVQEEEFTEYKAIAIQLLEQYDSVNLLAAAVKLLTGEKKEVNIELTPEEPLRAKKRKPDIRSNGRRYSGSSSFGGGSGRSSSGGGGYRGRDDRRGGGSGSSSSSRSSSYDRNRDGGSSRPRTSENRRPKPSSEGFNNNNN; this is translated from the coding sequence TTGAAAACATTTGCTGAATTTGGCTTGGAACCTAAAGTGTTGCAAGCAATCACGGAGCTGGGATTTGAGGAGTCAACTCCGATCCAGTCCAAAGCTATTCCAATCGCAATGGCTGGTCAAGATCTAATTGGTCAGGCACAAACAGGAACAGGAAAAACAGCGGCATTCGGAATTCCGCTCATTAATAAAATTCCGACAAGCGAGGAGCGCATTGTCGCCTTAATTATGACGCCTACCCGTGAACTCGCTATTCAGGTAGCTGATGAAATCGGGAAGTTGACTCGATACAAAGGTTTACGCTCATTGCCAATTTACGGCGGACAAGAAATTGGACGTCAAATTCGCGCTTTGAAGAAGAAGCCGCAAATTATTATTGGTACGCCAGGACGTTTGCTTGACCACATCAACCGTAAGACGATCCGTCTTGAAGATGTACAGACGGTCATTCTTGATGAAGCGGATGAAATGCTGGATATGGGCTTCATGGAAGACATCCAGTCGATCCTGAAGCAAGTACCGGACGAGCGTCACACTATGTTGTTCTCGGCTACAATGCCGCCGAACATTCAGAAGCTTGCACAGCAATTTCTGAAAAACCCTGAGCATGTGTCGGTTATTCCTAAGCAAGTAACGGCACCGCTTATCGATCAAGCGTATATTGAGGTTCATGAGCGTCAGAAGTTTGAAGCTCTTAGCCGTTTGCTTGATATGGAATCCCCAGAGCTTGCGATCATCTTCGGCCGTACGAAGCGCCGGGTTGATGAGCTTAGCGAAGCTTTGCAAAAACGCGGTTACACGGCAGACGGCCTTCACGGCGACTTGTCCCAAAACCAACGCGACAGCGTAATGCGCAAATTCCGCGACGGCAGCATTGATGTGCTGGTTGCAACGGATGTAGCTGCTCGTGGCCTCGACGTATCGGGCGTAACGCATGTTATCAACTTTGACCTTCCGCAAGATCCGGAGAGCTATGTTCACCGTATCGGCCGTACTGGCCGCGCAGGCAAAGAAGGTACTGCATGGTCGTTCGTAACGCCTCGTGAACTTGATCACCTGCATTTCATCGAGAAAGTTACACGTCAAAAAATCAACAAAAAACCATTGCCTAGCATCGCAGAAGCGATTGAAGGCAAACAGCGCTTGACAGCTGAGCGTTTGCTCGAAGTTGTTCAAGAAGAAGAGTTCACGGAATACAAAGCAATTGCGATTCAGTTGCTTGAGCAATATGATTCCGTTAACTTGCTTGCAGCAGCCGTTAAATTGCTGACAGGCGAGAAGAAGGAAGTCAATATTGAATTGACGCCGGAAGAGCCGCTTCGCGCGAAAAAACGCAAGCCGGACATTCGTTCGAATGGCCGTCGTTATTCTGGTTCCTCGTCCTTTGGCGGCGGCAGCGGCCGCAGCTCCAGTGGCGGTGGCGGCTATCGTGGCCGTGATGACAGACGTGGCGGCGGAAGCGGTTCGAGCTCCAGCTCGCGCAGCAGCAGCTATGACCGTAACCGTGATGGCGGCAGCAGCAGACCTCGCACTAGCGAGAACCGCCGTCCAAAACCATCGTCCGAAGGCTTTAACAATAACAACAACTAG
- a CDS encoding DUF624 domain-containing protein, which yields MEPRGLMGGFYRISEWIMRLSVINVLWLICSIPFVLLAFVGVFPGNAASLDEAAYLDHVKTTLIFMAIVAPFTLFPATAAMFAVARKWVMGETDVPLFKTYFRGYKENYLQSMIGGFFYAILFAIMIVDFIVYRDQYSLISYIFIALLLLLVISLFNFFSMLVHYHMKTFQLLKNAILITIGRPIRSFSSAVMSGAVIYISTRFTFLIPFFMGSIIAYLSFWNFYMIYQKLQEQAEKARLAQEAQEVEFAELTDGDSSSSNK from the coding sequence ATGGAGCCAAGGGGTTTAATGGGAGGTTTTTACCGCATCTCCGAATGGATTATGCGATTATCGGTAATCAATGTATTATGGCTAATATGTTCAATTCCTTTCGTATTATTGGCGTTTGTGGGCGTATTTCCAGGGAATGCTGCATCACTTGATGAGGCGGCATATCTGGACCATGTTAAAACAACATTGATTTTCATGGCGATTGTTGCTCCTTTCACCTTATTTCCAGCTACAGCTGCGATGTTTGCAGTAGCTCGCAAATGGGTGATGGGTGAAACGGATGTCCCGCTATTCAAAACTTACTTTAGAGGATATAAGGAAAATTATCTTCAAAGTATGATCGGCGGGTTTTTCTACGCTATTCTGTTTGCCATTATGATTGTCGATTTTATTGTGTATCGCGACCAGTATAGCCTAATTTCTTATATCTTTATTGCTTTGCTGCTTCTGCTGGTGATTTCCTTGTTCAACTTCTTCTCGATGCTTGTCCATTATCACATGAAAACGTTTCAATTGTTGAAAAATGCCATTCTGATTACGATTGGCCGTCCAATACGCTCGTTCTCCTCTGCGGTAATGAGCGGTGCGGTCATCTACATCAGCACGCGCTTCACCTTTTTGATTCCGTTTTTTATGGGCAGCATTATCGCTTATCTGTCGTTCTGGAATTTCTACATGATTTACCAGAAGCTGCAGGAGCAGGCGGAAAAGGCAAGACTAGCTCAAGAGGCTCAAGAGGTCGAATTCGCAGAGCTTACAGACGGCGATTCGAGCTCGTCCAATAAATAA
- a CDS encoding DUF1499 domain-containing protein: MLKRTVIGLLRSHEQTGDKAKDPMLKSHFYKLSKEKAWEEVVSTLKKMQGYKVLHEVQSVGEIVLEKRTAFGRTMDITVSVISVNPVNAAVDIYSASRGSFGDLGSNYRVILELYRTLDKKLSAFKTTGNS; encoded by the coding sequence TTGTTGAAGCGGACCGTAATCGGGCTGCTGCGCAGTCATGAACAAACAGGCGATAAAGCCAAAGACCCGATGCTCAAATCCCATTTTTACAAGTTGTCCAAGGAAAAGGCTTGGGAAGAAGTCGTATCTACGCTGAAGAAAATGCAGGGCTACAAGGTGCTGCATGAAGTGCAATCGGTTGGAGAGATTGTGCTGGAGAAGCGCACGGCATTCGGCCGAACAATGGATATTACGGTGTCGGTCATTAGCGTTAATCCGGTAAATGCAGCCGTTGATATTTATTCGGCTTCCAGAGGCTCGTTTGGCGACCTTGGCTCGAACTACCGGGTTATTCTTGAGCTTTATCGAACGCTGGACAAGAAGCTCTCTGCTTTTAAGACGACCGGAAACTCATAA
- the tpx gene encoding thiol peroxidase — MSQERAGAAAFKGNPLTLVGPELKAGDKAPDFQVNKTLVDSVSLKDYAGKIKLISVVPSIDTGVCDAQTRRFNEAAATLGDNVAVLTISADLPFAQARWCGAAGIDKVELLSDYKLKSFGEAYGVYIKEFGLDMRSIFVIDANDTIQYVEYLAEMTEHPNYEAAINATKALV; from the coding sequence ATGTCTCAAGAACGTGCTGGAGCTGCCGCATTTAAAGGCAATCCACTTACACTAGTAGGACCAGAATTGAAAGCTGGCGATAAAGCTCCTGATTTTCAAGTGAACAAAACACTCGTTGATAGCGTATCCTTGAAAGATTATGCTGGCAAAATCAAATTAATCAGCGTTGTTCCTTCTATTGATACCGGCGTCTGCGACGCTCAAACTCGCCGCTTCAATGAAGCTGCTGCTACGCTTGGCGACAACGTTGCCGTACTTACAATCAGCGCAGACCTGCCATTCGCCCAAGCTCGCTGGTGCGGTGCTGCAGGCATTGATAAAGTCGAGCTGCTGTCAGACTACAAATTAAAAAGCTTTGGCGAAGCCTATGGCGTTTACATTAAGGAATTCGGCCTGGACATGCGCTCCATCTTCGTAATCGATGCCAATGATACGATTCAATATGTGGAGTACCTGGCAGAAATGACCGAGCACCCTAACTACGAAGCAGCGATTAACGCAACTAAAGCGCTCGTATAA